The Hydrogenobacter thermophilus TK-6 genome window below encodes:
- a CDS encoding cell division protein FtsA: MIYTGVDGEKVFSVEKPFLKKDWRATKKLGKKICVIPSDLCLVKVEQAFSKKISEIKSFYTLDVEERYGRVNWDVSLYNDLVFLGVYRNFAAQDCFNVELEVFALARVLQVLGYQDGYLLDMGRRKTTLVKCEEGLLKSYRVILKGGDYLTDVVSQKRGITKEHAERWKIEKGLELEEVLQGIKHILSSVGLSAESEPLILSGGGSKTKGLKDLLPRAESHHFCEPELTSAFGASLKFIVKNPYPDFVKRELTDKELKVSAILAATSMSLFFASYLLLGFLWSSQKMESVEREEFKKTFPNEPIVSLYDQVKSKVSTGEPYELTKKLSELTKRVKQGVKIYSIEFAEGSLRIKGEGKEEVVSLMKPQKVKKTPTGSVEFELEIK; encoded by the coding sequence ATGATATACACAGGCGTTGATGGAGAAAAAGTCTTCAGCGTTGAAAAGCCCTTTTTAAAGAAGGACTGGAGAGCTACCAAAAAGCTTGGCAAAAAAATATGCGTAATTCCATCTGACTTGTGTCTGGTGAAAGTTGAGCAGGCTTTTTCAAAGAAGATAAGCGAGATTAAAAGCTTCTACACCCTTGATGTGGAGGAAAGATACGGCAGGGTAAACTGGGATGTGTCTTTATACAATGACCTTGTATTCCTAGGAGTATACAGGAACTTTGCAGCGCAAGACTGTTTTAATGTAGAGCTGGAGGTCTTTGCTCTGGCAAGAGTTTTGCAAGTGCTTGGCTATCAGGATGGCTACCTTCTGGACATGGGCAGGAGAAAGACCACGCTGGTGAAGTGTGAGGAGGGGCTTTTAAAGAGCTACCGAGTAATTTTAAAAGGCGGGGACTATCTTACAGATGTGGTCTCTCAAAAAAGAGGAATAACCAAAGAGCATGCTGAAAGATGGAAAATAGAAAAAGGTTTGGAACTGGAAGAAGTATTGCAGGGTATAAAGCATATACTTTCTTCTGTGGGGCTAAGTGCGGAGAGTGAACCTCTGATCCTTAGCGGAGGTGGTTCTAAAACAAAAGGCTTGAAAGACCTTCTTCCAAGGGCGGAAAGCCACCACTTTTGTGAGCCTGAGCTTACCTCAGCCTTTGGCGCAAGTCTTAAGTTCATTGTAAAAAATCCATATCCTGACTTTGTCAAAAGAGAGCTGACTGACAAAGAGTTAAAAGTTAGCGCCATTTTAGCAGCTACAAGCATGTCGCTATTTTTTGCCTCTTACCTGCTTTTGGGCTTTCTCTGGTCTTCCCAAAAGATGGAGAGTGTAGAAAGGGAAGAGTTCAAAAAGACTTTTCCCAACGAGCCTATAGTCTCTCTGTATGATCAGGTAAAGTCAAAGGTATCAACTGGCGAACCTTATGAGCTTACCAAAAAACTGTCAGAACTCACAAAAAGGGTAAAGCAAGGCGTAAAGATATACTCCATAGAGTTTGCAGAAGGTAGTTTGAGGATAAAGGGGGAGGGGAAAGAGGAAGTGGTAAGCCTTATGAAACCTCAGAAGGTAAAAAAGACACCTACGGGAAGCGTAGAGTTTGAACTGGAGATAAAATGA
- a CDS encoding GspE/PulE family protein, whose translation MDILKTYRLVPVEEGEDYIKLLVPRGYDPLVIEEIRFLTGKSVEALEVDGEEFSKELQNRLAQEEVYVEELKEEEDSKRDILLEEEKSPAVSFVNSTLIKATTLSASDIHIEPYEDGSLVRLRLDGVLHDYVSLPLSLHESVVSRIKVLANLNVAERRVPQDGKIRVRIGKRDLDIRVSIVPTTFGERVVLRLLDKSGTMLTLQELGLSEEDLEKVKRLAQKPYGIVLATGPTGAGKSTTLYAMILHIKSPHKNIITIEDPPEYQVKGVSQIQVNPKVGLTFASGLRAILRQDPDVIMVGEIRDGETAQIAVHAALTGHLVLSTLHTNDAPSAITRLSDLGIEPFLIASSLEGVLAQRLVRKVCEYCKEPYKPTKEELHQLGLDGDYTFYRGRGCEMCMGTGYRGRMGIYEVLELDEELKQLILKTQDANDIRKKAKEKGFRSMYEDGLEKVIMGITTPEELIRAVKVEE comes from the coding sequence ATGGACATACTAAAAACCTACAGGCTTGTGCCTGTGGAGGAAGGTGAAGATTACATAAAGCTCTTAGTTCCCAGAGGATACGACCCTTTAGTAATAGAGGAGATAAGGTTCTTAACAGGAAAAAGTGTAGAAGCTCTTGAAGTGGATGGGGAGGAGTTTTCAAAGGAGCTTCAAAACAGGCTGGCTCAGGAAGAAGTTTATGTGGAGGAGCTAAAAGAAGAGGAGGACTCCAAAAGGGACATACTCCTGGAGGAAGAAAAAAGTCCGGCGGTGAGCTTTGTAAACTCCACGCTTATAAAGGCAACCACTTTATCCGCTTCCGACATACACATAGAGCCTTACGAGGATGGCTCTCTGGTGAGACTTCGCCTTGATGGTGTGCTTCACGACTATGTAAGCCTGCCTCTTTCCCTTCACGAGTCTGTTGTCTCGCGCATAAAGGTTCTGGCAAACCTCAATGTGGCGGAGAGAAGGGTGCCTCAAGATGGAAAGATAAGAGTGAGGATAGGTAAAAGGGACTTGGACATAAGAGTTTCCATAGTGCCTACAACTTTTGGAGAAAGGGTGGTGCTGAGACTCCTTGACAAGTCTGGCACTATGCTTACTCTGCAGGAACTTGGGCTTTCGGAGGAAGACCTAGAAAAAGTCAAGAGACTCGCTCAAAAGCCATACGGTATAGTGCTGGCAACTGGACCCACCGGAGCAGGCAAAAGTACTACACTTTATGCCATGATTTTACACATAAAGAGTCCGCACAAAAACATAATAACCATAGAAGACCCGCCCGAGTATCAAGTAAAAGGTGTGAGTCAAATACAGGTAAATCCAAAGGTAGGACTCACCTTTGCCAGCGGACTGAGAGCCATCCTCAGACAGGACCCAGATGTGATAATGGTGGGGGAGATAAGAGATGGCGAAACAGCTCAAATAGCAGTCCACGCAGCTCTGACAGGTCACTTGGTTCTTTCAACTCTTCACACCAACGACGCTCCTTCCGCCATCACAAGACTTTCAGACCTCGGCATTGAGCCATTTTTAATAGCTTCCTCTCTGGAGGGCGTGCTGGCTCAAAGACTTGTAAGAAAGGTGTGCGAGTACTGTAAAGAACCCTACAAACCTACGAAGGAGGAACTCCATCAGCTGGGACTTGATGGAGATTACACCTTTTACAGAGGAAGGGGCTGTGAGATGTGTATGGGTACAGGCTACAGGGGAAGGATGGGCATATACGAGGTGTTGGAGCTTGACGAAGAGTTAAAACAGCTAATCCTAAAAACTCAGGATGCCAACGATATAAGGAAGAAAGCCAAAGAAAAGGGTTTTAGAAGTATGTACGAGGATGGGCTTGAGAAAGTTATAATGGGAATAACAACACCTGAGGAACTCATAAGAGCGGTTAAGGTAGAAGAATGA
- a CDS encoding c-type heme family protein: MRLPLPKSIRWKVGLPVILLGTVLGLVVGFYSYQNTIETAKETTKEKIKTAMTFTKASREYVRSTLRPKIDELLASGCSKEDFILEGQSSSFFTASIFKKVSEELPNFSLRQVAFNPLNPKDEPNELEAGVINFMRNSTHREYSDIVNYRGERYFVYASAVVPDGSCLRCHGQVQNMPKVIQALYKPQRDLNWEVGKVQGAVMVFVPFESTVLKAQLTGLYRGLSIFGIFLLLTLFILISLDRLVFKPIERLERKAEEIAKGNVDEPVDITSDDEIGKLAEAFERMRVSIKKVMDLLK; this comes from the coding sequence ATGAGGTTACCTTTGCCCAAAAGCATAAGGTGGAAGGTGGGACTACCTGTGATACTTCTGGGGACAGTGTTAGGTTTAGTAGTAGGCTTTTACTCCTATCAAAACACCATAGAAACTGCCAAAGAGACCACAAAGGAGAAGATAAAAACCGCCATGACCTTTACCAAAGCTTCAAGGGAGTACGTGAGAAGCACTTTAAGACCAAAGATTGATGAGCTTTTGGCAAGCGGTTGCTCTAAGGAGGACTTTATACTTGAGGGGCAGTCTTCCAGCTTTTTTACTGCGTCCATCTTCAAAAAAGTTAGCGAGGAGCTTCCCAACTTTAGCCTCAGGCAGGTGGCTTTCAATCCCCTAAACCCAAAGGACGAACCCAACGAGCTGGAAGCGGGGGTGATAAATTTCATGAGAAATTCAACACACAGGGAATACTCAGACATAGTAAACTACAGAGGGGAGAGGTACTTTGTTTATGCCTCCGCAGTGGTGCCTGACGGTAGCTGTCTGAGATGCCACGGTCAGGTTCAGAACATGCCCAAGGTTATACAGGCTCTTTACAAACCCCAGAGAGACCTAAACTGGGAGGTAGGTAAGGTTCAGGGAGCAGTCATGGTCTTTGTCCCCTTTGAATCCACGGTGCTAAAAGCCCAGCTGACAGGTCTTTACAGAGGACTTTCCATTTTTGGCATATTTTTACTGCTGACGCTTTTTATCCTTATCTCCCTTGACAGGCTGGTGTTCAAACCCATAGAGAGGCTTGAAAGAAAGGCAGAAGAGATAGCCAAAGGCAATGTGGATGAGCCTGTAGACATCACATCCGACGACGAGATTGGGAAGCTGGCGGAGGCTTTTGAAAGAATGAGAGTCAGCATAAAGAAGGTTATGGACCTGTTAAAATAA
- a CDS encoding GTP-binding protein → MKLKVVYFGSSLAGKSTNVKKLYEILKERGLAKGEFVSMETDEQRTLFVEMFVSSLNIEGVEMDVKIMTTPGQFRLHPLRKVIVKGVDGLVFVVDSSVERKEVNFLVMRETAAVLKEQGHDLLHFPVVVQYNKRDLPSAMPIDDMQMMFNPWDTDYVESVAIEGKGVLETFVKIIKNILVAKHGKSSAL, encoded by the coding sequence ATGAAGCTCAAGGTGGTTTACTTTGGCTCAAGCCTTGCAGGTAAAAGCACCAATGTGAAGAAGCTCTACGAGATACTAAAGGAAAGAGGACTGGCGAAGGGGGAATTTGTCAGCATGGAAACCGACGAGCAGAGAACCCTCTTTGTAGAAATGTTTGTTAGCAGCCTCAACATAGAGGGCGTGGAGATGGATGTAAAGATCATGACAACACCCGGTCAGTTCAGGCTTCATCCTCTCAGAAAGGTTATAGTAAAGGGTGTTGATGGATTAGTCTTTGTAGTGGATAGCAGTGTAGAAAGAAAAGAGGTTAACTTTCTTGTGATGAGAGAAACTGCAGCGGTCCTAAAGGAGCAAGGGCATGACCTCCTACATTTCCCTGTGGTGGTGCAGTACAATAAGAGGGATCTTCCCAGCGCTATGCCCATTGATGACATGCAGATGATGTTCAATCCATGGGATACCGACTATGTAGAATCTGTGGCTATAGAAGGCAAGGGTGTTTTAGAAACCTTTGTAAAGATAATAAAAAACATACTGGTTGCCAAACATGGAAAGAGTAGCGCTCTATAA
- a CDS encoding roadblock/LC7 domain-containing protein — MELDLVEYELDQDTKAKLDEVLKNLFSKTSAELVILADDAGRIISLKGKRIDEDRAEFIASLISGMFGAAAEMSKMLSVEELDILQFEGKKVDVVIKAIKPRFLIGIMVDKGVALGSVRLFLRDASQELEEIFSSVKLVPVKTVKVDVKSLEEKLSKLVGL; from the coding sequence ATGGAGCTTGACCTTGTAGAGTATGAGCTTGACCAGGATACAAAGGCTAAGCTGGATGAGGTGCTTAAAAATCTTTTTTCTAAAACATCTGCGGAGCTTGTCATTCTTGCTGATGATGCAGGTAGGATCATAAGCTTAAAGGGCAAAAGGATAGACGAAGACAGAGCGGAATTTATAGCAAGCTTAATCAGTGGAATGTTTGGTGCGGCAGCTGAAATGTCAAAGATGCTATCTGTAGAAGAGCTGGACATTTTGCAGTTTGAGGGCAAAAAGGTTGATGTGGTAATAAAGGCAATAAAACCAAGATTCCTCATAGGTATAATGGTGGATAAAGGCGTAGCCTTGGGAAGCGTAAGGCTCTTTTTGAGAGATGCTTCTCAAGAGCTTGAAGAGATATTCTCCAGTGTAAAACTCGTACCAGTTAAAACGGTAAAGGTGGATGTAAAAAGTCTTGAAGAGAAGTTAAGTAAGCTGGTAGGCCTATGA
- the glyA gene encoding serine hydroxymethyltransferase, with amino-acid sequence MRHLFNTDAEIYEAIVKEYERQFYHLELIASENFTSLAVMEAQGSVMTNKYAEGLPHKRYYGGCEFVDIAEDLAIERAKALFDAEHANVQPHSGTQANMAVYMAVLKPGDTIMGMDLSHGGHLTHGAKVNFSGKIYNAVYYGVHPETHLIDYDQLYRLAKEHKPKLIVGGASAYPRVIDWAKLREIADSVGAYLMVDMAHYAGLIAGGVYPNPVPYAHFVTSTTHKTLRGPRSGFILCKKEFAKDIDKSVFPGIQGGPLMHVIAAKAVAFKEAMSQEFKEYARQVVANARVLAEEFIKEGFKVVSGGTDSHIVLLDLRDTGLTGREVEEALGKANITVNKNAVPFDPLPPVKTSGIRLGTPAMTTRGMKEDQMRIIARLISKVIKNIGDEKVIEYVRQEVIEMCEQFPLYPELREEINHLAKIKATY; translated from the coding sequence ATGAGACACCTTTTTAATACCGACGCGGAGATTTACGAGGCTATTGTAAAAGAGTACGAGAGACAGTTTTACCACCTGGAACTCATAGCTTCCGAAAACTTCACATCCCTTGCGGTGATGGAGGCTCAGGGGTCTGTGATGACCAACAAGTACGCGGAAGGATTACCTCACAAGAGATACTACGGTGGGTGTGAGTTTGTTGATATAGCAGAGGACCTGGCTATAGAAAGAGCAAAAGCTCTCTTTGATGCGGAGCATGCCAATGTACAGCCTCATTCAGGCACACAGGCAAACATGGCTGTTTACATGGCGGTGCTAAAGCCCGGAGATACCATTATGGGAATGGACCTCTCCCACGGTGGGCATCTGACCCACGGTGCCAAAGTTAATTTCTCGGGAAAGATATACAACGCGGTCTACTACGGAGTGCATCCAGAGACACACCTCATAGACTACGACCAGCTCTACAGACTTGCAAAGGAGCACAAGCCAAAGTTAATAGTGGGTGGAGCCTCAGCCTACCCAAGGGTGATAGACTGGGCAAAGCTCAGGGAGATAGCAGACAGCGTGGGAGCCTACCTTATGGTGGATATGGCACACTATGCGGGTCTAATAGCAGGTGGAGTCTACCCTAACCCCGTGCCTTACGCCCACTTTGTCACCTCCACCACCCATAAGACCCTGCGCGGACCCAGAAGCGGTTTTATTCTCTGTAAAAAAGAGTTTGCCAAGGACATAGACAAGTCGGTATTTCCGGGCATTCAGGGTGGACCCCTCATGCATGTTATAGCCGCAAAAGCGGTAGCCTTCAAAGAAGCTATGAGCCAGGAGTTTAAGGAGTATGCCAGACAGGTTGTAGCTAATGCCAGGGTGCTGGCGGAGGAGTTTATAAAAGAGGGGTTTAAGGTAGTTTCCGGTGGAACAGATAGCCACATAGTGCTTTTGGACCTCAGAGACACGGGACTCACCGGCAGGGAAGTGGAAGAGGCACTCGGGAAAGCCAACATTACTGTTAACAAAAATGCGGTGCCCTTTGACCCACTGCCACCTGTTAAGACCAGCGGCATAAGGCTCGGCACACCAGCCATGACCACAAGGGGGATGAAAGAAGACCAAATGAGGATCATTGCAAGGCTAATATCAAAGGTGATAAAAAACATAGGAGACGAGAAGGTAATTGAGTATGTTAGACAGGAAGTTATAGAAATGTGTGAACAGTTTCCCCTGTATCCTGAGCTGAGGGAGGAGATAAACCATCTGGCTAAAATAAAGGCTACATACTGA
- the argH gene encoding argininosuccinate lyase, with translation MQKPWEGRFREKTQEFVEKFTQSVSFDKRLALEDIEQSLAHVKTLLRAKVLSQEEADTLKKALEEIKQDLQRGNFQLREELEDVHMNIEAELTRRIGELGGKLHTARSRNDQVATDERLYIKREIKECIRHLKDMRRELIRLAENSLEIVVPAYTHLQRAQPIRLSHYFLAYREMFLSDELRFVDAYRKVDALPLGSGAVAGVDFPLDRFFTAEELGFRTLVRNSIYATADRDYILDTLYACATVGTHLSRMAEDLILWSTEEFGFVELPDRLCTGSSIMPQKKNPDILELIRGKTGRLYGNLISLFTVLKGLPMAYNRDLQEDKEPLFDSLDTVKACIKGMTLVLEGMSVRAERMMPQLGDPMVATDLANYLVNKGLPFREAHRTVGNLIAYLISEGKSLKDLNLKDLKEFSSLFEEDALKLLDPKWVADRRKTYGGTAKEELLRQIEIAKREEGI, from the coding sequence ATGCAAAAACCGTGGGAAGGAAGATTCAGGGAAAAAACGCAGGAGTTTGTTGAAAAGTTTACCCAATCGGTGAGTTTTGACAAGAGGCTTGCTCTTGAGGACATTGAGCAAAGTTTGGCTCATGTAAAGACTCTTCTCAGAGCTAAAGTGCTGTCGCAGGAAGAAGCTGATACCCTCAAAAAGGCTCTTGAAGAGATAAAGCAGGACCTTCAGAGAGGTAACTTCCAGCTTAGAGAGGAGTTGGAAGATGTTCATATGAATATAGAGGCTGAGCTAACAAGAAGGATAGGAGAGTTAGGAGGAAAGCTCCACACTGCCAGGTCAAGAAACGACCAGGTGGCTACCGATGAGAGGCTATACATAAAGAGGGAAATAAAGGAGTGCATAAGGCACCTTAAGGATATGAGAAGAGAGCTTATCAGACTTGCAGAAAACTCTCTGGAGATAGTTGTCCCTGCATATACGCACCTTCAGAGGGCACAACCTATAAGGCTTTCCCATTACTTCTTAGCATACAGGGAGATGTTTTTAAGTGATGAGCTGAGGTTTGTAGATGCTTACAGGAAGGTGGATGCTCTGCCTTTAGGCTCTGGAGCCGTTGCAGGCGTTGACTTTCCCCTGGATAGGTTTTTTACGGCGGAGGAACTGGGCTTTAGGACTCTTGTCAGGAATTCCATTTATGCTACTGCCGACAGGGATTACATTCTGGATACGCTGTATGCGTGTGCCACCGTGGGCACACACCTTTCAAGAATGGCTGAGGACCTCATACTTTGGTCAACGGAGGAGTTTGGATTTGTAGAGCTTCCTGACAGGCTATGCACAGGAAGTTCTATAATGCCACAGAAGAAAAATCCAGACATTTTGGAACTCATAAGGGGTAAAACCGGAAGGCTTTATGGTAATCTCATATCCCTATTTACCGTCCTTAAAGGTCTTCCAATGGCTTACAACAGGGACCTCCAAGAAGACAAAGAACCCCTCTTTGATAGCCTTGATACGGTCAAAGCTTGTATAAAAGGTATGACTTTGGTGCTGGAGGGTATGAGCGTAAGAGCAGAAAGAATGATGCCTCAGCTGGGTGATCCCATGGTGGCTACAGACCTTGCCAACTATCTGGTAAATAAAGGTCTGCCCTTCAGGGAAGCCCACCGCACAGTGGGAAATCTTATAGCTTATCTTATTTCTGAGGGTAAAAGCCTCAAAGACCTAAACCTCAAAGACTTAAAAGAATTTTCCTCCCTATTTGAGGAGGACGCTCTAAAGCTCCTTGACCCAAAATGGGTAGCAGACAGGAGGAAAACTTACGGAGGAACAGCCAAAGAAGAGCTGCTCAGACAGATAGAGATAGCAAAGAGAGAAGAAGGCATATAA
- a CDS encoding archaemetzincin family Zn-dependent metalloprotease, with protein MYIYLITFGSIEKRLLFATAKSIKETFGFDVRLSWVASGFRHAYDPIRKQYRGEKILEYLSTLYYPELLKMVALIDADIYENGFNFVFGLAKLSGREAVVSTFRLLSSDESLFFERVSKQIHHELGHTFGLTHCDNPKCVMSFSRSVLDIDSKSKSFCESCGMRLKTALSQLAL; from the coding sequence ATGTACATATACCTGATAACCTTTGGAAGCATAGAAAAGAGACTTCTCTTTGCAACTGCCAAGAGCATAAAGGAAACTTTCGGTTTTGATGTGAGGCTATCTTGGGTGGCATCTGGCTTCAGGCATGCGTATGACCCTATAAGGAAACAGTACAGAGGAGAAAAGATCCTTGAGTATCTTTCTACTCTTTACTATCCAGAGCTTCTAAAAATGGTAGCCCTTATAGATGCAGACATTTACGAAAACGGCTTTAACTTCGTATTTGGTCTTGCAAAGCTCTCTGGTAGAGAGGCAGTGGTAAGCACCTTTAGACTTTTGTCCTCGGATGAAAGCCTCTTTTTTGAGAGGGTTTCAAAGCAGATCCATCACGAGCTTGGACACACTTTTGGTCTTACTCACTGCGATAATCCCAAGTGCGTCATGAGTTTTTCAAGGTCCGTCTTGGATATAGACAGCAAGAGCAAGAGCTTCTGTGAGAGTTGCGGGATGAGACTAAAGACTGCTCTTTCCCAACTTGCCCTCTGA
- a CDS encoding MFS transporter: MLMLKEFTPQEIKAVLGITFAVAVRMLGLFLLLPVLSPYLKTLEGASPQLIGLAIGIYGFAQAFLQIPFGYISDKYGRKPVIVFGMITYIIGSLMGGLATNIWSMVLARFIQGFGAVSSAMIALAADLTREEVRTRAFAHIGASIGIVFALSITFAPLLAGYIGVPFLFFLTAFLSLVATLYLAFFIPEPKIHAKDREIRPSLKNFTLLLTDRNQLILNFSIGILHAFLVAIFTVIPYELVYTYHFPKPRHWEIYLPAVLISLMIMVPSTIVAEKRGKFKEVYLTGILSILAGFLVYDLIRGFWGGVALVFFFFIGFHLLEPLVPSLLTKLTHRDIRGLSLGFFNTNQFLGAFVGGLWGGLVLKYGVLYLLLSAVGVCVVWFLISYVWLSSLYSEGKLGKSSL; this comes from the coding sequence ATGCTCATGCTTAAAGAGTTTACACCTCAAGAGATAAAGGCTGTCTTGGGCATCACCTTTGCGGTGGCTGTAAGGATGCTGGGTCTTTTTTTACTCCTGCCCGTTCTTTCGCCTTACCTTAAGACTCTTGAAGGTGCTTCTCCTCAGCTTATAGGTCTTGCCATTGGCATATATGGCTTTGCGCAGGCTTTTCTGCAGATACCCTTTGGATACATTTCTGATAAGTATGGCAGAAAGCCTGTTATTGTGTTTGGCATGATCACCTACATAATTGGGAGCCTTATGGGTGGACTTGCCACCAACATATGGAGTATGGTCTTGGCAAGGTTTATACAGGGATTTGGTGCTGTGTCTTCTGCCATGATAGCTCTTGCTGCGGACCTTACAAGAGAGGAAGTAAGAACTAGAGCTTTTGCCCACATAGGTGCCTCCATAGGTATAGTTTTTGCTCTTAGCATAACCTTTGCTCCACTGCTGGCTGGATACATAGGTGTTCCCTTTCTCTTCTTTCTAACAGCCTTCTTGAGCCTTGTGGCAACTCTCTACTTGGCTTTTTTCATACCAGAGCCAAAGATCCATGCCAAAGACAGAGAGATAAGACCCTCGCTCAAAAACTTTACTCTACTGCTTACAGACAGAAACCAGCTTATACTAAACTTCTCCATAGGAATACTCCACGCCTTTTTGGTTGCCATATTTACCGTTATACCCTACGAGCTGGTATACACTTACCACTTTCCCAAACCAAGACACTGGGAGATATACTTGCCTGCGGTTCTTATATCCCTCATGATTATGGTGCCTTCCACTATAGTGGCAGAAAAGAGAGGCAAATTTAAAGAGGTGTATCTTACAGGCATTCTCTCCATACTTGCCGGCTTTTTAGTTTACGACCTTATAAGGGGTTTCTGGGGAGGCGTTGCTCTGGTCTTCTTTTTCTTTATCGGTTTTCATCTTTTGGAGCCTTTGGTGCCTTCTCTCCTTACCAAGCTTACCCACAGAGATATCAGGGGGCTATCTTTGGGATTTTTTAACACCAATCAGTTTTTGGGAGCTTTTGTGGGAGGTCTTTGGGGCGGGCTTGTCCTCAAGTACGGAGTGCTTTACCTCCTTTTATCCGCGGTTGGCGTTTGCGTAGTGTGGTTTCTTATCAGCTATGTGTGGCTAAGCAGTCTATACTCAGAGGGCAAGTTGGGAAAGAGCAGTCTTTAG
- the hisB gene encoding imidazoleglycerol-phosphate dehydratase HisB, with the protein MREAKAVRETKETKIEVYINLDGSGSYQVETPVGFMNHMLETFSKHSGFDLKVYAQGDVHVSHHHTVEDVGIVIGEAFEKALGDKRGISRFGYSIIPMDEALVLSSVDISGRPLFFYEDLNLRGKITDFDFELIWEFFKGFALSSKSTLHMRVISGRILHHVAEACFKSFARTLKDATLVRGVDLPSTKGAI; encoded by the coding sequence ATGAGAGAAGCTAAAGCAGTAAGAGAAACCAAGGAGACAAAGATAGAGGTTTATATAAATCTTGATGGCTCTGGCTCTTATCAGGTGGAGACTCCCGTAGGCTTTATGAACCATATGCTGGAAACCTTTTCTAAGCACTCAGGTTTTGACTTAAAGGTTTATGCTCAGGGAGATGTGCATGTCTCACACCATCACACGGTGGAGGATGTGGGAATAGTTATTGGGGAAGCTTTTGAAAAAGCCCTCGGTGATAAAAGGGGTATAAGCAGGTTTGGCTACAGTATAATACCTATGGATGAAGCCCTTGTGCTGAGCAGTGTGGACATCTCAGGCAGACCTCTCTTCTTTTATGAAGACCTGAACCTCAGGGGTAAGATAACGGATTTTGACTTTGAACTCATATGGGAGTTTTTCAAGGGCTTTGCTCTCTCATCCAAAAGCACCCTCCACATGAGGGTTATAAGCGGTAGGATACTTCACCATGTGGCAGAGGCGTGCTTTAAGTCCTTTGCAAGAACTCTAAAGGATGCTACTTTGGTGCGTGGTGTGGACCTTCCTTCCACAAAAGGAGCCATATAG
- the holA gene encoding DNA polymerase III subunit delta has translation MNLLEYQKNLESREIKPLNVIQAQDEYVLKAFIDKLSSLYHVKILWGDELDRKSLLSITESEMFIKKKRAFVIKNAEELFKGVKDGKYFTSLAKKLNNSSVFFVISEKLSKQQLEKEPLKTLLSIGDLLEAKSPDKRKIRELVKNRFVKEGKQIDDSALDYLLEITSYNLMELKNEVDKLILYADERITLEDVKAICISNIEYTVFDFINAFYTKDLEKSLNSLSSLVRWGVPALQIQAVLVNYALKLFVCAYLVENGYDIDKAFSELGITNPYLKHSFKTYLEKFKLKDLKNLIHRLHLLDLSEKVYYTDPQESLKDFVVEYISYERS, from the coding sequence ATGAACCTGCTTGAGTACCAAAAAAACTTAGAAAGTAGGGAGATAAAACCCTTAAATGTCATACAAGCACAGGACGAGTATGTTTTAAAAGCTTTCATTGACAAACTCTCAAGCCTTTACCATGTTAAAATCCTGTGGGGTGATGAATTAGATAGGAAGTCTTTGCTGTCCATCACAGAAAGCGAGATGTTTATCAAAAAAAAGAGAGCATTTGTGATAAAAAACGCAGAGGAGCTTTTCAAAGGAGTAAAAGACGGTAAATACTTTACTTCTTTGGCAAAAAAACTAAATAACTCCAGCGTGTTTTTTGTCATTTCAGAAAAACTAAGCAAGCAACAGCTTGAAAAGGAGCCACTAAAGACCTTGCTCAGCATAGGAGACTTGCTTGAAGCAAAGAGTCCAGACAAGAGGAAGATAAGAGAGCTGGTTAAAAACAGATTTGTTAAAGAGGGAAAGCAGATAGATGACTCAGCCCTTGATTACCTTCTGGAGATAACCTCTTATAACCTTATGGAGCTAAAAAACGAAGTGGATAAGCTGATACTTTACGCAGATGAAAGGATTACCCTTGAGGATGTAAAAGCTATTTGCATCTCCAATATAGAGTACACAGTTTTTGACTTTATAAATGCCTTTTACACCAAGGACTTAGAAAAGTCTCTTAACTCTCTCTCTTCCCTTGTAAGATGGGGGGTGCCAGCTTTGCAGATACAGGCTGTATTGGTAAATTACGCTCTAAAGCTCTTTGTGTGTGCATACCTTGTTGAGAACGGATACGATATAGATAAAGCTTTTAGCGAGCTTGGCATAACTAATCCTTACCTCAAGCACAGTTTTAAAACATACCTGGAGAAGTTTAAGCTAAAGGATTTGAAAAACCTTATTCATAGGCTTCACCTTCTTGACCTTTCGGAGAAGGTATACTACACCGACCCGCAGGAAAGCTTAAAAGATTTCGTGGTAGAATACATAAGTTATGAGAGAAGCTAA